One genomic region from Proteus vulgaris encodes:
- a CDS encoding LysR family transcriptional regulator, protein MNLSQLDAFLLLANGFNVTETAERLFCTQPSVSIKIRKLEEELQTTLFERINNRLYLTPQGKVYQQYATQIINLVKSSSEHMRQFDDPSKGEIKFGASHFVGVYLLPQIMAQFREQYPDVKLSMDISSSTQLIRKLDTQELEFLIMSDHIYLDPTEYHLDTFLIDPLVLICSPEHWLAKEKHCRFSDIASEVFLIKPEHSATRDFLLDRIQENNKELKNVMEINSLEGIKQGVIHGLGISILSRLSIMQELKLGLLCEIAFDDIQFSRGIRYFYHKEKYISPATKNFLSILQSQAQILTKDINN, encoded by the coding sequence ATGAATTTAAGCCAACTTGATGCTTTTCTACTACTTGCCAACGGTTTTAATGTTACTGAAACCGCAGAACGCCTATTCTGCACTCAACCCAGTGTGAGTATTAAAATCAGAAAACTGGAAGAAGAATTGCAAACAACGTTGTTTGAAAGGATCAATAATCGGCTTTATTTAACCCCCCAAGGTAAGGTTTATCAGCAGTACGCAACCCAGATTATTAATTTAGTAAAATCCTCTTCTGAGCATATGCGACAATTTGATGATCCCTCTAAAGGTGAAATTAAGTTTGGCGCTAGCCATTTTGTTGGCGTTTATCTATTACCTCAAATTATGGCGCAGTTTAGAGAGCAATATCCCGATGTGAAATTAAGCATGGATATTTCAAGCTCAACACAACTTATCCGTAAGCTTGATACCCAAGAATTAGAATTTTTGATCATGTCTGATCATATCTATTTAGATCCGACGGAATATCATCTTGATACCTTTCTTATCGATCCCTTAGTACTTATTTGTTCACCTGAACATTGGCTGGCAAAAGAGAAACATTGCAGATTTTCTGATATCGCATCAGAGGTTTTTCTGATCAAACCCGAGCACTCTGCTACCCGTGATTTTTTATTAGATAGGATCCAAGAAAATAATAAAGAACTTAAAAATGTGATGGAAATAAATAGCTTAGAAGGAATAAAGCAGGGGGTTATTCACGGTTTAGGGATCTCAATTTTATCTCGTTTATCTATCATGCAAGAATTAAAATTAGGTCTTTTATGTGAAATTGCATTTGATGATATTCAGTTTAGCCGAGGTATTCGCTACTTTTATCATAAAGAAAAGTATATCTCTCCAGCCACCAAGAATTTTTTATCTATCTTACAATCTCAAGCTCAAATTTTAACGAAAGATATTAATAATTAA
- the pbpC gene encoding penicillin-binding protein 1C yields the protein MTRSKRVLQNILMGGFLVALFCVGFRLFPHPALSEGFLSSTAYYDSNGNLLRLTLANDERYRLWTDLDDISPLMVDSAMRYEDRWFYYHVGFNPYSLIRGFFVSYVYGERLQGGSTITMQLARMHWQLNTRTVGGKFVQVLRAIQLELSYSKHDILEAYFNYAPYGRNIESVGAASLIYFNKNPKELTLPEALTLAVLPQSPSYRIEPNSDGISLSLMKTRNQLYDYWLEEHPKDADLSALFQLPLRLRQPEKIPYIAPHLVEQIEKQEKFNPRKLTTIVTTIDLPLQKLVEKQVDAFIERNKHLGVKNASVILVDTRDMGVKALVGSADYYNADIHGQVNGTNAKRSPGSTLKPFIYALGIEQGILHPRTILKDVPSTFGSYAPENFDLRFLGPISATQALNYSRNIPAVSIASQLKKPTLYQFLQMSGISNMASERHYGLSLVLGGGEITVQELAKLYAILANRGQLKPLRMQSTDAIAKPIPLLSEEASFITLDMLSQHRRPDDTLAQKSMTLPVYWKTGTSWGFRDAWSSGIFGPYVLVVWIGNFDGKGNSALIGAEAAAPLFFNIIDNIVADYPNLNEPRFKLPENIKQVDICLASGNLPTPWCQRKGKTWFIPGKSPIKVDTIYRPLAIDKATGEVACPPYNEDQVKIEVFEYWPSDLAKVFAQAGLPKRTPPSTAHCKNGDMAITGMPPRILSPLRNTTYTLRRTSSPNTSIVFNATTDNDSNIIYWFVDDAYLGNSTNQRSIEWYPKESGRYRIRAVDDKGRADTRNIRVDIIGVINKQEIEAH from the coding sequence ATGACGAGAAGCAAGCGAGTTTTACAAAACATATTGATGGGTGGCTTTTTAGTCGCCCTCTTTTGTGTAGGATTTCGTCTTTTTCCACATCCAGCACTATCAGAAGGCTTTTTATCTTCAACTGCCTACTATGATAGCAATGGAAATTTACTGCGTTTAACACTCGCTAATGATGAACGTTATCGATTGTGGACGGATTTAGACGATATTTCGCCCTTGATGGTAGATAGCGCTATGCGATATGAAGATCGCTGGTTCTATTATCATGTTGGATTTAATCCTTACAGTTTAATTCGAGGCTTTTTTGTCAGTTATGTTTATGGTGAGCGATTACAAGGTGGTTCAACGATCACCATGCAACTGGCTCGCATGCATTGGCAATTAAATACACGTACAGTAGGAGGCAAATTTGTTCAGGTATTACGCGCTATTCAATTAGAACTCAGTTATTCAAAACATGATATTTTAGAAGCTTATTTCAACTATGCACCTTATGGGCGAAATATAGAAAGTGTTGGTGCTGCGAGCCTGATTTACTTTAATAAAAATCCTAAAGAATTAACGTTACCTGAAGCGTTAACACTTGCCGTATTACCTCAATCACCGAGTTACCGAATCGAGCCAAATAGTGATGGTATTAGTCTTTCTTTAATGAAAACGCGTAATCAGCTTTATGATTATTGGCTGGAAGAACATCCTAAAGATGCCGATTTATCTGCACTGTTTCAATTACCGCTTCGGCTACGCCAGCCTGAAAAAATACCTTATATAGCCCCCCATCTAGTCGAGCAAATTGAAAAACAGGAAAAGTTTAATCCAAGAAAACTTACAACTATAGTTACAACGATTGATCTTCCATTACAAAAACTAGTTGAAAAACAAGTTGATGCGTTTATTGAACGAAATAAACATCTTGGTGTTAAAAATGCCTCGGTGATCCTTGTTGATACACGAGATATGGGCGTTAAAGCGTTAGTTGGTTCGGCTGATTATTATAATGCTGATATTCATGGGCAAGTTAATGGTACTAATGCAAAGCGTTCACCAGGTTCAACATTAAAGCCTTTTATCTATGCATTAGGGATAGAGCAAGGCATTTTACATCCTCGAACAATTTTAAAAGATGTGCCTTCTACCTTTGGTAGCTACGCACCAGAAAACTTTGATTTACGCTTTTTAGGACCTATTTCTGCCACTCAAGCGTTAAATTACAGCCGAAATATTCCCGCTGTGTCGATAGCCTCTCAACTGAAAAAACCAACGCTTTACCAGTTTCTACAAATGTCGGGTATCAGCAATATGGCGAGTGAAAGACATTATGGACTATCTCTGGTATTAGGGGGCGGTGAAATTACAGTACAAGAATTAGCGAAGCTCTATGCAATATTAGCCAATCGAGGTCAACTTAAACCGTTAAGAATGCAAAGTACAGATGCTATTGCTAAGCCTATTCCGTTATTAAGTGAAGAAGCGAGTTTTATTACGTTGGATATGTTAAGTCAACATCGAAGACCTGATGATACTTTGGCGCAAAAATCAATGACACTACCCGTTTATTGGAAAACTGGTACATCTTGGGGATTTCGAGATGCATGGAGTAGTGGAATTTTTGGGCCTTATGTTTTAGTTGTTTGGATCGGTAATTTTGATGGTAAAGGGAATAGTGCGTTAATTGGGGCTGAAGCAGCAGCACCTCTATTTTTTAATATCATAGATAATATTGTTGCAGACTATCCGAATTTAAATGAGCCTAGATTTAAGCTTCCTGAAAATATTAAGCAAGTCGATATTTGTTTGGCGAGTGGTAATTTACCTACGCCATGGTGTCAACGGAAAGGTAAAACATGGTTTATTCCGGGTAAATCACCAATTAAAGTTGATACAATTTATCGTCCTTTAGCAATTGATAAAGCGACGGGAGAGGTTGCTTGTCCTCCATATAATGAAGATCAGGTCAAAATTGAAGTTTTTGAATATTGGCCTTCTGATTTAGCTAAAGTATTTGCTCAAGCTGGGTTACCAAAGCGAACACCACCTTCTACTGCCCACTGTAAAAATGGAGATATGGCTATTACAGGAATGCCTCCTCGTATATTATCACCATTACGTAATACCACTTATACTTTAAGGCGTACTTCATCACCAAATACGTCAATTGTATTTAATGCAACAACGGATAATGACAGCAATATTATTTATTGGTTTGTGGATGATGCTTATCTAGGAAATAGTACAAATCAGCGCTCAATAGAATGGTATCCCAAAGAGAGTGGTCGCTATCGTATTCGTGCAGTGGATGATAAAGGAAGAGCTGATACGCGGAATATTCGTGTTGATATTATTGGTGTGATTAACAAACAAGAAATCGAAGCACATTAA
- a CDS encoding SLC13 family permease, whose amino-acid sequence MEKTAKRDDIAKPAPSSPKQNGKKITLKTIGIPLALLVLLVLFFMPTPDGLSIEGQKAIAIFCAALILWVCGSLPIYLTSMLVIVLLPITGTVAKEKVVFGTLGYDVIWLMVSAFVLTSAMIKSNIARRFALWMITKFGQTPKKALFVLILINFSLVFFVPSTTARATLMVPICMILLEIHKAIPGKSNYGKLMMLQGVQADALATSGVMTGTAANIIAVGFINSQAGGSIGYMDWLIASFPLAIVGMTISFFIGLKLFSFKGEVDFEGSLEKLKKERSQLGALTKNEKKAMYIFLMAVFLWATESYHQDMFGFKISVYMTAVIAAILCLMPRIGLLTWNEANIKWDLMIFAAGAYAAGNTLESTEGAQWLIGKMVYGLGLENMSTTMVYIVVVFICMYSHLIFTSKTVKTTILIPAIIALAKTLGMDPVTLALAASFTLTYTITLPPHSKVNTIYFSSGYFSVLEQMKYGLITCFVGASVISIAIFTWFQILGYGL is encoded by the coding sequence ATGGAAAAGACTGCGAAGCGAGATGACATCGCTAAACCAGCGCCATCATCACCAAAACAAAACGGTAAGAAAATAACCTTAAAAACAATAGGAATACCTTTAGCTTTATTGGTATTGCTCGTTTTATTTTTTATGCCAACACCAGATGGATTAAGTATTGAAGGGCAAAAAGCCATTGCTATTTTTTGTGCTGCGTTAATTTTATGGGTATGTGGTTCTTTACCCATTTATTTAACCTCAATGCTCGTTATTGTTTTACTTCCAATAACGGGAACTGTCGCAAAAGAGAAAGTGGTTTTCGGTACATTAGGTTATGACGTTATTTGGCTGATGGTTTCTGCATTTGTTTTAACGTCCGCCATGATCAAATCGAATATTGCCAGACGCTTTGCTTTATGGATGATCACCAAATTTGGGCAAACACCCAAAAAAGCGTTATTTGTCCTTATTTTAATTAACTTCAGTTTAGTTTTCTTTGTTCCTTCAACGACTGCACGCGCGACATTAATGGTGCCTATTTGTATGATCTTATTAGAGATACATAAGGCAATTCCCGGAAAAAGTAATTACGGGAAATTAATGATGTTACAAGGTGTACAAGCTGATGCTTTGGCAACATCCGGTGTAATGACGGGTACTGCCGCTAATATTATTGCGGTTGGATTTATCAATTCACAAGCTGGCGGTTCTATTGGTTATATGGATTGGCTAATTGCCTCTTTCCCATTAGCTATTGTTGGTATGACTATCTCCTTTTTTATTGGATTAAAACTATTCTCTTTTAAAGGGGAAGTGGATTTTGAAGGTTCACTAGAGAAATTAAAAAAAGAACGTTCTCAACTTGGTGCATTAACTAAGAATGAGAAAAAAGCCATGTATATCTTTTTAATGGCAGTGTTCTTATGGGCAACCGAAAGCTATCACCAAGATATGTTTGGTTTCAAAATTAGTGTTTATATGACAGCTGTTATTGCTGCCATTCTCTGTCTGATGCCTCGTATTGGCTTATTAACGTGGAATGAAGCCAATATCAAATGGGATCTAATGATATTTGCAGCAGGTGCTTATGCGGCAGGTAATACCTTAGAATCTACAGAAGGCGCACAATGGCTAATTGGTAAGATGGTTTATGGACTTGGGCTAGAAAATATGAGCACTACAATGGTTTATATTGTGGTTGTCTTTATCTGCATGTATAGCCATTTAATTTTTACCAGTAAAACAGTAAAAACAACCATCTTAATTCCAGCCATTATTGCACTTGCTAAAACATTGGGCATGGATCCGGTTACATTGGCATTAGCTGCGTCATTTACACTGACTTATACCATTACCTTACCACCACATTCGAAAGTAAATACTATCTATTTCTCAAGCGGCTACTTTAGTGTGTTAGAGCAAATGAAATATGGATTAATTACCTGCTTTGTCGGTGCGTCGGTAATTTCTATTGCGATATTCACTTGGTTCCAAATTCTTGGATATGGTCTTTAA
- a CDS encoding PD-(D/E)XK nuclease family protein: MTDFDKQGDFCDGSLKNKYLAIINLARNTVLKYDELEDNLLCSTNLVDVLNINENKHSIILKKILNNKKGNEYKFIPSFLKRVLKKEIIFNYKELKIKTEKNRVDISIEDGFYAIIIESKVCNAPDQERQLERYIEKFISDGYKEENIFVLYLTGYKKEGYLPESLGKYKESNKVYFKLSSFECEILMWLEKDVYPQINKNNKVFDSFVYQYKDSLKIKFLNKYEKEKNKMNDEINDYILNAINVSDNYVDDGIDEIKKIINDTESLRKNLNTLLIREIERVFTLWGNKIKNGYPQLEFSDDNCEINEKYIGVLIDYNKNKFSVAIEKDSSNIYIGVKVHSYKEPGLNEEIAKLLNNVFDASYKIGVNYWYGWKYIDDYGQVYSNFELLLNKINQEIELLSENKK; encoded by the coding sequence ATGACTGATTTTGATAAACAGGGAGATTTTTGTGATGGATCATTAAAAAACAAATACTTAGCCATCATAAATTTAGCAAGAAATACGGTTTTAAAATATGATGAATTAGAAGATAATCTTTTATGCTCTACTAATTTAGTCGATGTTCTTAATATTAATGAAAATAAGCATAGTATTATTTTAAAGAAAATATTAAATAATAAAAAAGGTAATGAGTATAAATTTATCCCTTCTTTTTTAAAACGGGTTTTAAAGAAAGAAATTATCTTTAATTATAAAGAACTAAAAATTAAAACAGAAAAGAATCGAGTTGATATTAGTATTGAAGATGGATTTTATGCAATTATAATAGAAAGTAAAGTTTGTAATGCGCCAGATCAAGAACGACAATTAGAAAGATATATTGAAAAATTTATCTCTGATGGGTATAAAGAAGAGAATATTTTTGTTTTATATTTAACGGGATATAAAAAAGAAGGTTACCTGCCTGAGAGTCTTGGTAAGTATAAAGAGAGTAATAAGGTTTATTTTAAACTTTCTTCATTTGAATGTGAAATATTAATGTGGTTAGAAAAAGATGTTTACCCTCAGATAAATAAAAACAATAAAGTTTTTGATTCTTTTGTGTATCAATATAAAGATAGCCTGAAAATTAAATTTCTAAATAAATATGAAAAAGAAAAAAATAAAATGAATGATGAAATAAATGACTATATTCTTAATGCAATAAATGTATCTGATAATTACGTTGATGACGGAATTGATGAAATAAAAAAGATCATTAATGATACAGAATCATTAAGAAAAAACTTAAATACTCTCTTAATTAGAGAAATAGAAAGAGTTTTTACTTTATGGGGAAATAAAATAAAAAATGGTTATCCTCAGTTAGAATTTTCAGATGACAACTGTGAGATAAATGAAAAGTATATTGGTGTTTTAATCGATTATAATAAAAATAAATTTTCTGTTGCTATCGAAAAAGATAGTTCGAATATTTATATTGGTGTGAAAGTTCATTCTTATAAAGAACCAGGACTTAATGAAGAAATTGCTAAACTATTAAATAACGTATTTGATGCCTCTTATAAAATAGGAGTAAATTATTGGTATGGATGGAAATATATCGATGATTATGGGCAGGTTTACTCTAATTTTGAATTGTTATTGAACAAGATAAACCAAGAAATAGAACTGCTATCTGAGAATAAAAAGTAG
- a CDS encoding Dyp-type peroxidase, whose translation MKYQDVTKSPCENAYFLVFNLTHSSENRDTLIDFCNNFSGLIRSIRTRFPELETSCVMGFGANAWTVLFPNQPKPKELNTFKEIKGDTYTAVSTPGDLFFHIRALKVSACYELASIISQKLKNIVTPVDEVHGFRYFDGRSIIGFVDGTENPEYEDERASYAVIGDEDPEFTGGSYAFVQKYIHDMEAWEKQPLIEQEKVIGRHKFNDVELTDEEKEPGSHNVVTNIQDENGEDLKIVRANMPFSNPSKNEYGTYFIGYARYFSTTNRMLENMFAGTPEGHTDKLLKFSTPVTGTLFFVPSPEFLDDLA comes from the coding sequence ATGAAATACCAAGATGTTACGAAATCACCCTGTGAGAATGCTTATTTTTTAGTTTTTAACCTCACCCATTCATCTGAAAACCGCGATACTCTGATCGATTTTTGTAATAATTTTTCTGGCCTGATACGTAGTATAAGAACACGTTTTCCTGAATTGGAAACAAGCTGTGTAATGGGATTCGGTGCAAATGCATGGACTGTGTTATTTCCCAATCAGCCTAAACCTAAAGAATTAAATACCTTTAAAGAAATTAAGGGTGATACTTATACTGCGGTTTCTACTCCGGGCGATCTTTTTTTCCATATTCGAGCGCTCAAAGTTTCAGCCTGTTACGAATTAGCATCTATCATCAGCCAAAAGCTAAAGAATATTGTTACGCCTGTTGATGAAGTTCATGGATTTAGATATTTTGACGGACGTTCTATTATTGGTTTTGTCGATGGAACTGAAAACCCAGAGTATGAAGATGAACGGGCTTCTTATGCCGTAATTGGTGATGAAGATCCTGAATTTACAGGTGGCAGTTACGCCTTTGTACAAAAATATATACACGATATGGAAGCATGGGAAAAGCAGCCTCTTATCGAACAAGAAAAAGTCATTGGTAGACATAAATTTAATGATGTGGAATTAACCGATGAAGAAAAAGAGCCCGGTTCACACAATGTTGTCACCAATATTCAAGATGAGAACGGTGAAGATTTAAAAATTGTCAGAGCCAATATGCCTTTTTCCAATCCATCTAAAAATGAATATGGTACTTACTTTATTGGTTATGCACGTTATTTTTCAACGACTAACCGTATGTTAGAAAATATGTTTGCAGGCACACCTGAAGGGCATACGGATAAATTACTTAAATTCAGCACCCCTGTAACGGGTACATTATTCTTTGTTCCATCCCCCGAATTTCTGGATGATCTAGCATAA
- a CDS encoding histidine phosphatase family protein, whose protein sequence is MRLILLRHGETLWNMESRLQGHANSCLSPKGINQAMAIKESIKLLSPARIITSDLGRTVQTAEIVGHPEAVKEPLLRELNMGEWTGQRKPELIRHHADKYKNWRAGTYTPPKGENWFDFCDRIGAALQGWVHKEDSDLLAVVHSGVIRAACKVFLNLSPEFLLPATPGTITIFNFDLNSDKAPKLEAYNIGSYMPDKNVAD, encoded by the coding sequence ATGAGACTAATTTTATTAAGACACGGTGAAACCTTATGGAATATGGAATCACGCTTACAAGGACATGCTAATTCTTGTTTATCACCAAAAGGCATTAACCAAGCAATGGCGATAAAAGAGAGTATTAAATTGTTATCACCCGCTAGGATTATTACGTCAGATTTAGGGCGAACAGTACAAACCGCAGAAATTGTTGGTCATCCTGAAGCAGTTAAAGAGCCATTATTGCGTGAATTAAATATGGGGGAATGGACGGGGCAGCGAAAACCAGAACTCATAAGACATCATGCAGATAAATACAAAAATTGGCGAGCAGGAACATATACACCACCTAAAGGCGAAAATTGGTTTGATTTTTGTGATCGCATTGGTGCAGCATTACAAGGCTGGGTACATAAAGAAGACAGTGATTTATTAGCGGTTGTGCATAGTGGTGTTATTCGTGCAGCCTGCAAAGTATTCTTAAATCTGTCACCTGAGTTTTTATTACCCGCAACACCGGGCACAATAACGATATTTAATTTTGATCTTAATTCTGATAAAGCACCAAAATTAGAAGCCTATAATATTGGCTCTTATATGCCAGATAAGAATGTTGCTGACTAA
- a CDS encoding VanW family protein, whose product MRRTLSSYHPILYTLRVAQRRLFRSLSWRFSGRKYSRDVQPEQRLSYRYLKHTSKLISRRGESDIQLQYNKITNLKLVEKALDGVVIKPGEYFSFCYLVGKPSYKRGFIDGMQLSYGEARKGVGGGICQASNLIHWLALHSELQVIEKANHSFDPFPDEGRVLPFGSGAAIFYNYVDLVLYNPTPYDYQIRLHVAEHQLEGELLCSEAREYRYHIYEKSSSFIKKGEHVYRCNEIWRDIYTKNNVGAFPQLITSELLYENSVIVKYDISDEQLS is encoded by the coding sequence ATGCGCAGAACACTCTCGTCTTATCACCCTATTCTTTATACTTTGAGAGTGGCACAGCGTCGTTTATTTCGTTCTCTTAGTTGGCGCTTTTCAGGCCGAAAATACAGCAGAGATGTTCAACCAGAACAACGGCTTTCTTACCGTTATTTAAAACACACATCTAAATTAATTAGTCGTCGTGGCGAAAGTGATATTCAATTACAATACAATAAAATAACGAATCTTAAATTAGTTGAAAAAGCGTTAGATGGCGTAGTGATAAAACCGGGAGAATATTTCTCTTTTTGTTATTTAGTCGGTAAGCCTAGCTATAAAAGAGGCTTTATTGATGGTATGCAGCTTTCCTATGGTGAAGCAAGAAAAGGTGTAGGCGGTGGAATTTGTCAGGCGAGTAATTTAATACATTGGTTAGCACTACATTCTGAATTACAAGTGATTGAAAAAGCAAATCATAGTTTTGATCCCTTTCCTGATGAAGGACGAGTACTTCCTTTTGGCTCAGGAGCTGCTATTTTTTATAACTATGTAGATTTAGTCTTATATAATCCAACGCCTTATGATTACCAAATAAGATTACATGTTGCTGAACATCAGTTAGAAGGCGAACTCCTTTGTAGCGAAGCAAGGGAATATCGTTATCATATTTATGAGAAGTCTTCTTCTTTTATCAAAAAGGGAGAGCATGTATATCGCTGTAATGAAATTTGGCGAGATATTTACACTAAAAACAATGTGGGTGCTTTTCCTCAATTAATTACATCAGAATTACTTTATGAAAATAGTGTGATCGTGAAATATGATATTTCAGATGAACAACTAAGTTAA
- a CDS encoding YebB family permuted papain-like enzyme → MKIDYPQKLEVGDIVFTCIGTSLFRQISSASLCWSNHVGIIIGHNGEDYLVAESRVPLSTTTTLTRFINRSAGKRYAIRRLSTQLSDEQKNALVAQVPERLNKLYHTGFKYDSSRQFCSKFVFDIYKSALSIRVGEIETFQELLSKNPNAKLQFWKLWFIGQIPWERTTVTPASLWQHPHLSLVYQSHENIN, encoded by the coding sequence ATAAAAATTGATTATCCACAAAAATTAGAAGTTGGTGATATCGTATTTACGTGTATTGGTACCTCTTTATTTCGTCAAATTTCCTCAGCTTCTTTATGCTGGAGTAATCATGTTGGCATTATTATTGGTCATAATGGTGAGGATTATTTAGTTGCCGAAAGCCGAGTTCCACTTTCAACCACAACCACATTAACTCGATTTATTAACCGCTCTGCGGGCAAACGTTATGCAATACGCCGGCTATCAACACAACTCTCTGATGAACAAAAAAATGCACTTGTTGCACAAGTTCCTGAAAGATTAAATAAGCTTTACCATACAGGTTTTAAATACGATTCTTCCCGCCAGTTTTGCTCTAAATTTGTTTTTGATATTTATAAATCAGCACTCTCTATTCGTGTGGGTGAAATAGAAACATTCCAAGAATTATTAAGCAAAAATCCTAATGCCAAATTACAATTTTGGAAATTATGGTTTATTGGGCAAATACCTTGGGAAAGGACCACTGTCACTCCAGCAAGTTTATGGCAACATCCACACTTATCTTTAGTTTATCAAAGCCATGAAAATATTAATTAA